A single Actinomadura algeriensis DNA region contains:
- a CDS encoding TrpB-like pyridoxal phosphate-dependent enzyme, whose amino-acid sequence MREKFELDRDQVPTHWYNVLADLPIEVPAARPKPSRNDHDSPLRPQLPLSMYRQSISSERFIEIPAPVRAEYRRWRPTPLFRASRLEQALDTPAHIYFKYEGTSPSGSHKMNTALAQAYYYGRSGVREMVTGTGAGQWGTALAMACHPYDVACTVFMVRSSYEQKPYRGTLMRLNGAEVVPSPSTRTEVGRAALRADPESPGTLGIANAEAIEYANGRKEARFSIGSGENHVLLHQTVIGEEALLQMGLAGEFPDIVIGAMGAGSNFAGLTFPFYRASLTGNTGTRFLAVEPDACPKMTRGGYMMDYTDYSGVTPAVKMYTLGHTFTAYHIHAGGLRYHGAAPIVSAMYHAGMVEAISYPQTRVFESGAAFARTEGLVPAPESAHAVAAAIDEAVRAREERTERVILAGLSGHGLLDLGAYESHLSGETVDVAPTDEEIKASLRLIESL is encoded by the coding sequence ATGCGCGAGAAATTCGAGCTCGACCGAGACCAGGTGCCCACGCACTGGTACAACGTACTCGCGGACCTGCCCATCGAAGTTCCCGCGGCACGGCCGAAGCCATCGAGAAACGACCACGATTCACCGCTGCGACCCCAACTTCCGCTCTCGATGTACCGGCAGAGCATCAGCAGTGAGCGCTTCATCGAAATCCCCGCACCCGTCCGGGCGGAGTACCGGCGCTGGCGTCCGACCCCGCTCTTCCGCGCGTCCAGGCTGGAGCAGGCCCTCGACACTCCGGCGCACATCTATTTCAAATACGAAGGCACCAGCCCTTCCGGCAGTCACAAGATGAACACCGCACTGGCACAGGCGTACTACTACGGCAGGTCGGGCGTCCGGGAGATGGTGACGGGGACGGGCGCCGGCCAGTGGGGAACCGCGCTCGCGATGGCCTGCCACCCCTACGACGTGGCGTGCACCGTCTTCATGGTGCGGTCCAGTTACGAGCAGAAGCCCTACCGGGGCACGTTGATGAGGTTGAACGGCGCCGAGGTCGTCCCCAGTCCCAGCACGAGGACGGAGGTCGGCAGGGCCGCCCTGCGCGCCGACCCGGAGTCACCGGGCACCCTCGGGATCGCGAACGCCGAGGCGATCGAGTACGCGAACGGCCGGAAGGAAGCGCGGTTCTCGATCGGCAGCGGGGAGAACCACGTCCTCCTGCACCAGACGGTCATCGGCGAGGAGGCGCTCCTCCAGATGGGGCTGGCCGGCGAGTTCCCCGACATCGTCATCGGGGCGATGGGAGCGGGCAGCAACTTCGCCGGGCTGACCTTCCCCTTCTACCGGGCGTCGCTGACCGGGAACACCGGCACGCGGTTCCTGGCCGTCGAGCCCGACGCCTGCCCCAAGATGACCCGGGGCGGCTACATGATGGACTACACCGACTACTCCGGCGTCACTCCCGCCGTGAAGATGTACACCTTGGGGCACACGTTCACGGCCTACCACATCCACGCCGGAGGTCTGCGGTACCACGGCGCCGCCCCGATCGTCAGCGCGATGTACCACGCCGGCATGGTCGAGGCGATCTCCTACCCCCAGACCCGCGTCTTCGAGAGCGGCGCCGCGTTCGCGAGGACCGAGGGGCTCGTGCCCGCCCCCGAGTCGGCCCACGCCGTGGCCGCCGCGATCGACGAGGCCGTGCGCGCCCGCGAGGAGCGGACGGAGCGGGTCATTCTGGCGGGGCTGAGCGGCCACGGACTGCTGGACCTCGGCGCCTACGAGAGCCACCTCTCCGGGGAGACCGTCGACGTCGCACCCACCGACGAGGAGATCAAAGCGTCTTTGCGCCTCATCGAGTCGCTGTGA
- a CDS encoding sulfotransferase has translation MKVLYITGWCRSGSTMLGNVLAEVPGIVHVGELRFLWRNGVLGTGSNRQCGCGANHRECAFWAEVLEEVRPDGRSLERHAAEVVAWQDECRTRHTWRVLRAPPRNGWPETLAATYRAIARASGAEVIVDSSKYASDAALLSGLPGVEGRYVHLIRDPRAVAWSWARPKAYTGHRSPLNSTLHWTGFNLAAEAVGRAHREDSLHMRYEALAGSPRAAVDAVLALLGHDGPNPVGADGAVELGGNHTVTGNPNRFARGRTVIEEDRRWRAALPRPQRSAATLLSLPLLHRYGYPKGTTTWTWD, from the coding sequence GTGAAAGTGCTTTACATCACCGGTTGGTGTCGTAGTGGCAGCACGATGCTGGGCAATGTCCTGGCAGAGGTCCCAGGCATCGTTCATGTGGGCGAGTTACGATTCCTCTGGCGCAATGGGGTGCTCGGCACGGGAAGTAACCGGCAGTGCGGCTGCGGCGCGAATCACCGTGAGTGCGCCTTCTGGGCCGAGGTGCTGGAAGAGGTCCGGCCGGACGGACGCTCGCTCGAGCGGCACGCGGCCGAGGTGGTGGCCTGGCAGGACGAGTGCCGCACCCGGCACACCTGGCGGGTGCTGCGGGCCCCGCCGCGCAACGGATGGCCGGAAACGCTCGCCGCGACCTACCGCGCCATCGCCCGCGCCTCCGGAGCGGAGGTCATCGTCGACAGCTCCAAGTACGCCTCCGACGCCGCGCTGCTGTCCGGGCTGCCGGGCGTCGAGGGCCGGTACGTCCACCTCATCCGCGATCCGCGTGCGGTCGCCTGGTCGTGGGCACGGCCCAAGGCGTACACCGGGCACCGCTCCCCGCTGAACAGCACCCTGCACTGGACCGGTTTCAACCTGGCCGCCGAGGCCGTCGGCCGGGCGCACCGGGAGGACTCGCTGCACATGCGGTACGAGGCCCTGGCGGGCAGCCCGCGCGCCGCGGTGGACGCCGTCCTGGCGCTGCTCGGGCACGACGGCCCCAACCCCGTCGGCGCCGACGGGGCCGTCGAACTCGGCGGCAACCACACGGTCACCGGCAACCCGAACCGCTTCGCCCGGGGCCGGACCGTCATCGAGGAGGACCGCCGGTGGCGGGCCGCACTGCCCCGTCCGCAGCGCTCGGCGGCCACCCTCCTCTCGCTTCCGCTGCTCCACCGGTACGGCTACCCGAAGGGGACGACGACTTGGACCTGGGACTGA
- a CDS encoding AMP-binding protein yields the protein MTTTSASHRDRGWWRDETFLDDLRRHVRDTPRRTAVITRRRSDGRTHRLDYERLAAAADRCAGALVELGLQPGDVFAAQLTDRWELAALTLGCIRAGVVYCPLMKTYRRRELGVMLRVTEARVLVTMHEDDGDRLGELGAEFAAELPSLEHVFVADGPGPEGTGEFESFFFGTAWEERHGHLLDARELGPDDPYLVLFTSGTTSDPKGVLHSQNTLYAAVRGEAETFGLDETLVMYTTALYTHYTGVVQGMLMPLALGATMAFQDAKEPGDALDFMAAHGVTFFYCAPFYLLSLIKEQRSAPRALPELSWLVSGSAPIPPYFIDDTRSVFGLRLYSLWGMTENGPVTITRPDDPEDWAAHSDGSPIADMRLRIDPVSDRTDEGVLWVKGPTQCLGYYRRDELYAADLDEDGWFDTGDLARPDGRGGIRITGRAKDMILRNANIAPVTDLESIIGRHPGVRDVAVIGVPDEHEDETICAVVAPVSAGAPVTLEEVRRTLDEAGMTKAYWPRRLELLESLPTTATGKIRKEELRLRFERAEQPGG from the coding sequence ATGACCACGACCTCGGCGAGCCACCGCGACCGCGGCTGGTGGCGGGACGAGACGTTCCTCGACGACCTCCGGCGGCACGTGCGCGACACCCCGCGGAGGACGGCGGTGATCACCCGGCGCCGGTCCGACGGACGGACGCACCGGCTCGACTACGAGCGGCTCGCCGCGGCGGCCGACCGGTGCGCGGGCGCGCTGGTCGAGCTCGGGCTGCAACCCGGAGACGTGTTCGCGGCCCAGCTCACCGACAGGTGGGAGCTCGCCGCGCTCACGCTCGGCTGCATCCGGGCCGGGGTCGTGTACTGCCCGCTCATGAAGACCTACCGGCGCCGCGAGCTCGGCGTCATGCTGCGCGTCACCGAGGCGCGCGTCCTCGTCACCATGCACGAGGACGACGGCGACCGGCTGGGCGAGCTCGGTGCCGAGTTCGCCGCGGAGCTGCCGTCCCTGGAGCACGTGTTCGTCGCCGACGGCCCGGGCCCGGAGGGCACCGGCGAATTCGAGTCGTTCTTCTTCGGGACCGCCTGGGAGGAGCGGCACGGTCACCTGCTCGACGCGCGGGAGCTCGGCCCCGACGACCCGTACCTCGTCCTGTTCACCTCGGGCACGACGAGCGACCCCAAAGGGGTCCTGCACAGCCAGAACACCCTGTACGCCGCCGTTCGCGGCGAGGCGGAGACGTTCGGGCTCGACGAGACGCTCGTCATGTACACCACCGCGCTGTACACGCACTACACCGGCGTCGTGCAGGGCATGCTGATGCCGCTGGCGCTGGGCGCCACCATGGCGTTCCAGGACGCCAAGGAACCCGGCGACGCCCTCGACTTCATGGCCGCCCACGGGGTCACGTTCTTCTACTGCGCGCCCTTCTACCTGCTGAGCCTGATCAAGGAGCAGCGGTCCGCGCCGCGCGCGCTGCCCGAACTGTCGTGGCTGGTCAGCGGGTCGGCGCCGATCCCGCCGTACTTCATCGACGACACCAGGAGCGTCTTCGGGCTGCGGCTCTACTCGCTGTGGGGGATGACCGAGAACGGGCCCGTGACGATCACCCGTCCGGACGACCCGGAGGACTGGGCCGCGCACAGCGACGGGAGCCCCATCGCGGACATGCGGCTGCGCATCGACCCCGTGTCGGACCGGACGGACGAGGGGGTGCTGTGGGTGAAGGGGCCGACGCAGTGCCTCGGCTACTACCGGCGGGACGAGCTGTACGCGGCCGACCTCGACGAGGACGGGTGGTTCGACACCGGCGACCTGGCGCGGCCCGACGGCCGCGGCGGCATCCGGATCACCGGCCGGGCCAAGGACATGATCCTGCGCAACGCGAACATCGCGCCGGTCACCGACCTGGAGTCGATCATCGGCCGGCATCCCGGGGTGCGCGACGTCGCGGTCATCGGCGTCCCGGACGAGCACGAGGACGAGACGATCTGCGCGGTGGTGGCGCCGGTCTCCGCGGGCGCGCCGGTCACGCTCGAGGAGGTGCGGCGCACGCTGGACGAGGCCGGGATGACCAAGGCGTACTGGCCCCGCCGGCTGGAACTCCTCGAGAGCCTGCCGACGACCGCGACGGGCAAGATCCGCAAGGAGGAACTGCGCCTGCGCTTCGAGCGGGCGGAGCAGCCCGGGGGGTGA
- a CDS encoding ketoacyl-ACP synthase III family protein, with amino-acid sequence MRCGDLFLSGLAYRLPAAVDVDGAVDEGRYDPDDRRADAYASVTVAAAEAPPEMAAAAGRLALHRAGTPPSGVSLLLHASAWFQGIDYWPAAAYVHREVLGDAGRRAPALDVQQMCAGALGATELAASYLAADASRGSALVTTADRYADPGFDRWRGDVRGIVYGDGAAAVVIGRTGFARLLAVSTVVDTGLEGMYRGGEPFAAAPGRPVDVRARRAAFAAGRADRPAGSVGDRTATGIADAVGGTLDEAGLKFGDVDRFVFPNVGLHVLRTRYAEPLGVDVERTAWDWGRRTGHIGAADQLTGLTHLVETGRAAPGDRVLLVGIGAGFAWSCAVVEITARPAWTA; translated from the coding sequence ATGCGTTGCGGTGATCTATTTCTTTCCGGGCTCGCGTACCGGCTTCCGGCCGCCGTGGACGTGGACGGCGCGGTCGACGAGGGCCGGTACGACCCGGACGACCGGCGGGCGGACGCGTACGCCTCCGTCACCGTCGCCGCGGCGGAGGCTCCGCCCGAGATGGCCGCCGCCGCGGGACGGCTGGCGCTCCACCGGGCCGGGACGCCGCCGTCCGGCGTGTCCCTCCTCCTGCACGCTTCGGCGTGGTTCCAGGGCATCGACTACTGGCCCGCCGCCGCGTACGTCCACCGCGAGGTCCTGGGCGACGCGGGCCGCCGGGCGCCCGCGCTGGACGTCCAGCAGATGTGCGCGGGCGCGCTGGGCGCGACGGAACTGGCCGCCTCCTACCTCGCCGCCGACGCCTCCCGCGGCTCCGCCCTGGTCACGACCGCCGACCGCTACGCCGACCCCGGGTTCGACCGGTGGCGCGGCGACGTGCGCGGCATCGTGTACGGCGACGGCGCGGCCGCGGTGGTGATCGGCCGGACGGGGTTCGCGCGGCTGCTGGCCGTCTCGACGGTCGTGGACACCGGGCTCGAGGGGATGTACCGCGGCGGCGAGCCGTTCGCGGCGGCGCCCGGCCGTCCGGTGGACGTGCGCGCCCGCCGCGCGGCGTTCGCCGCGGGGCGCGCGGACCGGCCGGCGGGCTCGGTGGGGGACCGGACGGCCACCGGCATCGCCGACGCCGTCGGCGGGACGCTGGACGAGGCCGGCCTGAAGTTCGGCGACGTCGACAGGTTCGTCTTCCCCAACGTCGGCCTGCACGTGCTGCGGACGCGGTACGCCGAGCCGCTCGGAGTGGACGTCGAGCGCACCGCCTGGGACTGGGGCCGCCGCACCGGGCACATCGGGGCGGCCGACCAGCTCACCGGGCTGACGCATCTGGTGGAAACCGGACGGGCGGCGCCGGGGGACCGGGTCCTGCTGGTCGGAATCGGCGCCGGATTCGCCTGGTCGTGCGCCGTGGTCGAGATCACCGCCCGCCCCGCCTGGACCGCCTGA
- the asnB gene encoding asparagine synthase (glutamine-hydrolyzing), giving the protein MCGITGWVDWTLDLREQGPVITGMTRTQAPRGPDAEGTWLSHHAALGHRRLAVIDIEGGRQPMSRNGPGGEPVVITFSGEIYNFRELRAELRSAGWSFATRSDTEVLLTAYLQWGADLVTRLNGMYAFAIWDERARRLLLVRDRLGIKPLYYAGLGDGIVFGSEPKALLAHPEMKAEVDLEGLAELLAVPRARTPGHAVYRGMREVRPGCVVVADASGCRESRYWQVEARPHTKDFGATTADVRSLLTDIVERQLVADVPVGTLLSGGIDSSAITAMAAREFAGRLTSYSVSVPAPARPGSDLWRPSPDEPYARLVAERLGIEHSVVEVGTDGLVEDVDRGLRARDLPGWGDLDVSMYHLFRGVRANCTVALSGESADEMFGGYTWQVDERYVRHTSFPWMYARRQPEVLLREEVRRAIRPEVYEADRYRDALAEVPHLAGEDRTARRQREVFHLGLTRWLGALLDRKDRMSMAVGLEVRVPFADHRLAEYLFNVPADLKAGRGTEGGGMEKALLRRACADLLPDEIVDRPKSAYPASRDPGYVEALRKLVLETIDDPGAPLFDLMDRARVREAVTSGLDALPGPITARTSAIGLSYLLELDRWLSRVRVVA; this is encoded by the coding sequence GTGTGCGGCATCACCGGATGGGTCGACTGGACGCTGGATCTGCGGGAGCAGGGCCCCGTCATCACCGGCATGACGCGGACGCAGGCGCCGCGCGGGCCGGACGCCGAGGGAACGTGGCTGTCGCACCACGCCGCGCTGGGGCACCGGCGGCTCGCCGTGATCGACATCGAGGGCGGGCGGCAGCCGATGTCGCGGAACGGGCCCGGCGGCGAGCCGGTCGTCATCACGTTCAGCGGTGAGATCTACAACTTTCGGGAGCTTCGCGCGGAACTGCGCTCGGCGGGCTGGTCGTTCGCCACCCGCTCGGACACGGAAGTGCTGCTGACGGCCTACCTGCAATGGGGCGCCGACCTCGTCACGCGGCTCAACGGGATGTACGCGTTCGCCATCTGGGACGAGCGGGCGCGGCGGCTGCTCCTGGTGCGGGACCGGCTCGGCATCAAGCCGCTCTACTACGCCGGGCTGGGCGACGGGATCGTCTTCGGTTCGGAGCCGAAGGCGCTGCTCGCCCATCCGGAGATGAAGGCCGAGGTGGACCTCGAGGGTCTCGCCGAGCTGCTCGCCGTCCCGCGCGCGAGGACCCCCGGCCACGCCGTCTACCGGGGAATGCGGGAGGTGAGGCCGGGGTGCGTCGTCGTCGCCGACGCGTCCGGATGCCGCGAGAGCCGGTACTGGCAGGTGGAGGCGCGCCCCCACACGAAGGACTTCGGCGCGACGACGGCGGACGTCCGCTCCCTGCTCACCGACATCGTCGAGCGCCAGCTCGTCGCCGACGTGCCGGTCGGCACCCTGCTGTCCGGCGGGATCGACTCCAGCGCCATCACGGCCATGGCCGCCCGGGAGTTCGCGGGGAGGCTGACCAGCTACTCGGTGAGCGTCCCGGCGCCCGCCCGGCCGGGGAGCGACCTGTGGCGGCCGAGCCCGGACGAGCCGTACGCGCGCCTGGTCGCCGAACGGCTCGGCATCGAGCACTCCGTGGTCGAGGTCGGCACGGACGGCCTCGTCGAGGACGTCGACCGCGGCCTGCGCGCGCGTGACCTTCCCGGCTGGGGCGACCTCGACGTCTCGATGTACCACCTGTTCCGGGGGGTCCGGGCGAACTGCACGGTGGCGCTGTCGGGGGAGTCCGCCGACGAGATGTTCGGGGGCTACACCTGGCAGGTGGACGAACGGTACGTCCGGCACACGTCGTTCCCCTGGATGTACGCGCGGCGCCAGCCGGAGGTCCTCCTCCGCGAGGAGGTGCGGCGCGCGATCCGGCCGGAGGTCTACGAGGCCGACCGTTACCGGGACGCGCTGGCGGAGGTGCCGCACCTCGCGGGCGAGGACCGCACCGCGCGCAGGCAGCGGGAGGTCTTCCACCTCGGCCTCACCCGCTGGCTGGGGGCGCTGCTGGACCGCAAGGACCGGATGAGCATGGCCGTCGGGCTCGAGGTGCGGGTGCCCTTCGCCGACCATCGGCTCGCCGAGTACCTGTTCAACGTCCCCGCGGACCTGAAGGCCGGCCGGGGAACGGAGGGCGGCGGGATGGAGAAGGCGTTGCTGCGCCGGGCGTGCGCGGACCTCCTGCCGGACGAGATCGTCGACCGGCCCAAGAGCGCCTATCCGGCCAGCCGGGATCCCGGATACGTCGAGGCGTTGCGCAAGCTCGTCCTCGAGACGATCGACGACCCCGGCGCGCCCCTGTTCGACCTGATGGACCGGGCCAGGGTCCGCGAGGCGGTCACCTCCGGGCTGGACGCGCTGCCCGGCCCGATCACCGCGCGCACGTCCGCGATCGGGCTGTCCTACCTGCTCGAACTGGACCGGTGGCTCTCCCGGGTCCGGGTCGTGGCGTGA
- a CDS encoding acyl carrier protein has product MDRANKMDLAAQIKSIMIRVLDLQIDPEGLDEKVSLYSPTVGMDSLSLLHTLVEIEKEFDIEIDDEDVMLAELRNVGSLVHMISGIVDAEGGKA; this is encoded by the coding sequence ATGGATCGTGCCAATAAAATGGACCTGGCGGCGCAGATCAAAAGCATCATGATCCGCGTTCTCGATTTGCAGATCGACCCCGAAGGACTCGACGAGAAGGTCTCGCTCTACTCGCCGACCGTGGGCATGGACTCGCTCAGCCTGCTGCACACCCTCGTGGAGATCGAGAAAGAGTTCGACATCGAGATCGACGACGAGGACGTCATGCTCGCGGAACTGAGGAACGTGGGCAGCCTGGTGCACATGATCAGCGGGATCGTCGACGCGGAGGGCGGCAAAGCCTGA
- a CDS encoding amino acid adenylation domain-containing protein, whose product MNGLGDHLRRWAGKRPDAPAVEFQGETLTYGELDRRSAALARTLRDNGVVAGDRVGLWLHKSIEAVIAVHGVLKAGAAYVPVDPSAPFKRAAHILAHCEVACVIAQDDRVEWLRKNSSCPIVCVGPAADASVIGWEQALAAVPAEDVRGPVTDPESPAFILHTSGSKGVPKGVVLSHGNAGAFVEWAVAEFGLEPSDRVAGHAPFHFDLSVLDLFATCMAGGCVVLVPESHAGLGGALNRFVAERRVTVWYSVPGALTRMLAARNSGLLAGSSLRIVLFAGETFPIARLRELHALASGVDLYNLYGPTETNVCVYHRVREPDVAQERRQPVPIGRACPYATTFVVDADGRPLEHEPGAYGELCVAGDSLMLGYWRDDALTAAKTVGIPRDGAEPLTAYRTGDLVRVDDELDYVFCGREDDMVKIRGHRVEIGEIEAVLAAAGNVREAACVAVDGGSGELVLEAYVVPDEQPLDVPALRRHCLSEIPRYMVPERFHVRTALPVTGTGKIDRKRLGGSRADAR is encoded by the coding sequence GTGAACGGTCTCGGCGACCATCTGCGCCGGTGGGCCGGAAAGCGGCCGGACGCGCCGGCGGTCGAGTTCCAGGGCGAGACATTGACCTACGGCGAGCTGGACCGGCGCAGCGCGGCCCTGGCCCGCACACTGCGCGACAACGGAGTCGTCGCCGGTGACAGGGTCGGCCTGTGGCTGCACAAGTCGATCGAGGCGGTCATCGCCGTTCACGGCGTGCTGAAAGCCGGCGCGGCGTACGTGCCCGTCGACCCGAGCGCGCCCTTCAAAAGGGCGGCCCATATCCTCGCGCACTGCGAAGTCGCGTGCGTGATCGCCCAGGACGACCGCGTCGAATGGTTGCGGAAGAATTCGTCGTGCCCGATCGTCTGCGTGGGTCCTGCGGCGGACGCGTCCGTCATCGGCTGGGAGCAGGCGCTCGCCGCCGTTCCTGCGGAGGACGTGCGCGGACCGGTCACCGATCCCGAAAGCCCGGCATTCATCCTGCACACCTCGGGTTCGAAAGGCGTTCCCAAGGGAGTCGTGCTCTCCCACGGCAACGCCGGGGCGTTCGTGGAATGGGCGGTCGCCGAATTCGGCCTGGAGCCGTCCGACCGGGTCGCCGGCCATGCGCCCTTCCATTTCGACCTGTCCGTCCTCGACCTGTTCGCGACGTGCATGGCGGGCGGCTGCGTGGTGCTGGTTCCGGAGAGCCATGCCGGGCTCGGCGGTGCCCTCAACAGGTTCGTCGCCGAGCGACGCGTCACCGTGTGGTACTCCGTTCCGGGCGCGCTGACCCGGATGCTCGCCGCGAGGAACAGCGGGCTGCTGGCCGGGTCGTCGCTGCGGATCGTCCTGTTCGCGGGGGAGACGTTCCCCATCGCCCGGCTCCGGGAGCTGCACGCGCTCGCCTCCGGCGTGGACCTCTACAACCTCTACGGCCCGACCGAGACCAACGTCTGCGTCTACCACCGTGTCCGCGAGCCGGACGTCGCGCAAGAGCGTCGGCAGCCCGTGCCGATCGGGCGGGCCTGCCCGTACGCGACGACGTTCGTGGTCGACGCGGACGGGCGCCCGCTGGAGCACGAGCCGGGAGCGTACGGCGAGCTCTGCGTCGCCGGGGACTCGCTGATGCTCGGCTACTGGCGGGACGACGCCCTCACCGCCGCCAAGACGGTGGGGATTCCGCGGGACGGCGCGGAGCCGCTGACCGCGTACCGGACCGGCGACCTGGTGCGGGTCGACGACGAGCTGGACTACGTGTTCTGCGGACGTGAGGACGACATGGTGAAGATCCGCGGCCACCGTGTCGAGATCGGGGAGATCGAGGCGGTCCTGGCGGCCGCGGGCAACGTCCGGGAGGCCGCGTGCGTCGCGGTCGACGGCGGCTCCGGAGAGCTGGTCCTCGAAGCGTACGTGGTGCCGGACGAACAGCCGCTCGACGTCCCCGCGCTACGCCGTCACTGCCTGTCCGAGATCCCGCGCTACATGGTTCCGGAGCGGTTCCACGTCAGGACGGCGCTCCCGGTCACCGGCACCGGGAAGATCGACCGGAAGCGGCTGGGCGGATCGCGGGCGGACGCGCGGTGA
- a CDS encoding acyl-CoA dehydrogenase family protein has product MRFERDDGREELYRDFRRFGEEALSRDVAERDKAGLFGHDDWARCAERGVLGLVLPSEYGGAGRDLGDYVSAMEGLGHGCLDNGLLMAMGAHVLAVELPVWKFGDEGQRRKYLPGLAAGRLIGANAMTEPASGSDALSLATTAERDGGFYRLNGRKRYVTNAPVADVFVVYATVDAELGFTGVTAFLVEGGDDGVSVKERPEKMGLRTARWGEVELDDCRIPASRRLGAERQGAAIFARSMAWERALLLAPWLGVMRREIDECTRFCRRRRQFGKHIGHFQSISNRIVDMRIRWEVSRMLLHRAAAELDRPDATIIPEAGKLYVSEAAAELFGSAMQVYGALGYTSDGRAERNLRDALGMTISSGTSDMQRVIISGKLGITWPDTEGSGEGR; this is encoded by the coding sequence ATGCGGTTCGAAAGGGACGATGGCCGGGAGGAGCTGTACCGCGATTTCCGCAGGTTCGGTGAAGAAGCGCTGAGCAGGGACGTGGCCGAACGCGACAAGGCCGGATTGTTCGGCCACGACGATTGGGCGCGGTGCGCCGAACGCGGCGTGCTCGGCTTGGTCCTGCCCTCCGAATACGGGGGAGCCGGACGCGATCTCGGGGACTACGTGAGCGCGATGGAGGGGCTCGGCCACGGCTGCCTCGACAACGGGCTCCTGATGGCGATGGGCGCCCACGTCCTGGCCGTCGAGTTGCCGGTCTGGAAGTTCGGCGACGAAGGCCAGCGCCGGAAGTACCTGCCCGGCCTCGCCGCCGGCCGGCTCATCGGCGCCAACGCGATGACCGAGCCGGCGAGCGGCTCGGACGCGCTGTCACTGGCGACCACGGCGGAGCGGGACGGCGGCTTCTACCGGCTGAACGGGCGCAAGCGCTACGTCACGAACGCCCCCGTCGCCGATGTGTTCGTCGTCTACGCGACCGTCGACGCGGAACTCGGTTTCACCGGGGTCACCGCCTTCCTGGTGGAAGGGGGCGACGACGGCGTGTCGGTGAAGGAACGGCCGGAGAAGATGGGCCTGCGCACCGCTCGCTGGGGGGAGGTCGAACTGGACGACTGCCGGATCCCCGCCTCCCGGAGGCTCGGCGCCGAACGGCAGGGCGCCGCGATATTCGCCCGGTCGATGGCCTGGGAACGGGCCCTTCTCCTGGCTCCGTGGCTCGGTGTGATGCGGCGTGAGATCGACGAATGCACGCGCTTCTGCCGGCGGCGCCGTCAGTTCGGCAAGCACATCGGGCATTTCCAGTCGATCTCCAACCGGATCGTCGACATGCGGATTCGCTGGGAGGTCTCCCGCATGCTCCTGCACCGCGCCGCGGCGGAACTCGACCGGCCGGACGCGACCATCATTCCCGAGGCCGGGAAGTTGTACGTGAGCGAAGCCGCGGCGGAGCTCTTCGGCAGCGCGATGCAGGTGTACGGGGCGCTCGGCTATACCTCCGACGGACGTGCCGAGCGGAATCTCCGGGACGCCCTCGGCATGACGATCTCGTCGGGCACCTCGGACATGCAGCGCGTGATCATTTCCGGGAAGCTCGGCATCACCTGGCCGGACACCGAGGGAAGCGGGGAGGGACGGTGA
- a CDS encoding alpha/beta hydrolase codes for MKVLTETWWSASIGREKSVNVVLPARYSSVGRAFPVLYLLHGFGGNRTTWLQCEDLSTVVDAAGLIVVLPESGRSWFINDARGRRYEDYLVREVIGHVDGGFNTVASRDGRGVGGFSMGGAAALYQALRHGDLFSVVCSNAGAFEAPLRDGDPYHRLRDGRRLAIPTTRDHERVWGPVGSEVRREYDPYRALRDRNEKYPIEVHLDVGLDDYPRMIGMNRRMRDALSERSVPHRYRERPGGHDWTFVNAGLPDLFAFARSRLLSA; via the coding sequence GTGAAGGTGCTGACGGAAACCTGGTGGAGCGCGTCGATCGGCCGGGAGAAGTCGGTGAACGTCGTCCTCCCGGCCAGGTACTCGTCGGTGGGACGCGCGTTCCCGGTGCTGTACCTCCTGCACGGATTCGGCGGCAACCGCACCACCTGGCTCCAGTGCGAGGACCTTTCGACGGTCGTGGACGCGGCCGGTCTGATCGTGGTCCTTCCCGAGTCCGGACGCTCGTGGTTCATCAACGACGCGCGGGGCAGGCGCTACGAGGACTACCTGGTGCGCGAGGTCATCGGCCATGTCGACGGCGGGTTCAACACCGTGGCGAGCCGGGACGGGCGAGGCGTCGGCGGGTTCTCCATGGGCGGGGCCGCCGCCCTCTACCAGGCGTTGCGGCACGGTGACCTGTTCTCGGTCGTGTGCAGCAACGCCGGCGCGTTCGAGGCGCCCCTGCGGGACGGCGACCCCTACCACCGGCTGCGGGACGGCCGGCGGCTGGCGATCCCCACCACGAGGGACCATGAGCGCGTCTGGGGCCCGGTCGGCAGCGAGGTCCGGCGCGAGTACGACCCGTACCGCGCACTCCGGGACCGGAACGAGAAGTACCCGATCGAGGTGCATCTCGACGTCGGCCTGGACGACTACCCCCGGATGATCGGCATGAACCGGAGAATGCGGGACGCGCTTTCGGAGCGTTCCGTTCCCCATCGGTACCGGGAGCGGCCCGGCGGCCACGACTGGACGTTCGTGAACGCGGGCCTCCCCGATCTCTTCGCGTTCGCGCGGAGCCGCCTCCTCTCCGCCTGA